Proteins from a single region of Macrotis lagotis isolate mMagLag1 chromosome 2, bilby.v1.9.chrom.fasta, whole genome shotgun sequence:
- the TMC6 gene encoding transmembrane channel-like protein 6 isoform X1, translated as MSRSLSFILSIPEGRESLSQDPSPYDENIVHDSFHQLIQEQSQWAEAGALELQEWPPRDKGGGFQSPRAPQEYSSATLRILANMPSRTIGRSRGAIISQYYNQTIKWRRKNSRPLLMDMSRSSRPSIRQYNLEMDMSPREEEEKRSLLVKELQGLAVTQRNHMLRGMPLSLAEKRCLRQDSCIQRGRERHHQDRQTQVYCCSRLKFHCIIAFRSLWYGLLSGLHALKPWRYSLKQISGQFGSSVLSYFLFLKTLVSFNILLLLLLLPFIVAMQVAFPPTSEFPVSQSFTGLELFTGGGRFTHTVMYYGYYSNFTLNQPCSSHQNSDLCSLKDVYLPYNMPLAYLFTVGISFFTTCITLVYSMSHSFGKSYQVGSTLGVHAITVFCSWDFGVTQKWAARLQHDNIRTQLKELLAEWQLKQHPRSVCGRLRQMAVLLLVWLLSLGSVLGCAMAVYSFSEFMHENHENRTQTISEKLQEARLLALPLIVCIINLLVPYLYNILASWEQHESPVLEVYVAICRNLILKMVILGLLCYHWMGRKVRSLEDKCWETFVGQELYRFMVMDFIFTLVDTLFGELVWRLIAEKLRRDRKPEFDVARNVLELIYGQTLTWLGVLFSPLLPAIQLLKLLLLFYIKKISLMANCQAPRKPWRASHMTTIFITLLCFPSFLGAAIFLSYAIWHVRPSRTCGPFRTLDTIYKASKVWIHRLEEANPSITWFTWIHQYLVENTFFIFLISTVLLVVIYFNIQVVKGQRKVISLLKEQISNEGEDKIFLINKLHSIYEKRESSAHN; from the exons ATGTCCCGCTCCCTGTCTTTCATCCTCTCCATTCCTGAAGGCCGAGAAAGCCTTAG CCAGGACCCCAGTCCATATGATGAGAACATTGTCCACGATTCCTTCCATCAACTCATCCAGGAACAGAGTCAATGGGCTGAAGCTGGGGCTCTGGAACTCCAGGAATGGCCTCCCAGGGACAAAG GTGGAGGTTTTCAGTCGCCCAGGGCCCCTCAGGAGTACAGCTCAGCCACACTTCGGATCCTGGCCAATATGCCCAGCCGGACCATTG GCCGAAGCAGGGGGGCCATTATCTCTCAGTACTACAATCAGACAATCAAATGGAGGCGGAAAAACAGCCGACCCTTGTTGATGGACATGTCCCGCTCTTCCCGACCCAGTATTCGCCAGTACAACTTGGAGATGGACATGTCGCCCAGGGAAGAAGAAG AGAAGCGGAGCTTGTTGGTGAAAGAACTACAGGGTCTGGCAGTAACCCAGAGGAACCACATGCTGCGGGGTATGCCCCTGAGCCTGGCTGAGAAACGCTGCCTCCG ACAGGATAGCTGTAtccagaggggaagagagaggcaCCACCAGGACCGCCAGACCCAGGTGTATTGCTGTAGCCGCCTCAAGTTTCATTGTATCATA GCTTTCCGCAGTTTGTGGTATGGACTTCTTTCTGGTCTACATGCTCTGAAACCCTGGCGTTACTCCCTGAAGCAAATCAGTGGCCAGTTTGGCTCTAGTGTCCTCTCCTACTTTCTCTTCCTCAAGACCTTGGTATCCTTCAACATCCTGCTCCTTCTCTTACTCCTGCCCTTCATTGTGGCCATGCAGGTGGCTTTTCCACCAACTTCAGAGTTCCCTGTCTCTCAGTCCTTCACAGGCCTGGAACTTTTCACTGGAGGG GGCCGATTCACCCACACAGTTATGTACTATGGCTACTACAGCAACTTCACCTTGAACCAGCCATGCTCTTCCCATCAGAACAGTGACCTCTGCTCTTTAAAGGATGTCTATCTACCGTATAACATGCCACTGGCCTACCTCTTTACTGTTGGTATTTCCTTCTTTACCACCTGCATCACCCTAGTATACAG TATGTCTCATTCCTTTGGAAAGAGCTACCAAGTGGGCAGTACCCTTGGAGTCCATGCCATCACTGTCTTCTGTTCCTGGGACTTCGGGGTAACTCAAAAATGGGCTGCCCGTCTACAGCATGACAACATTAGGACACAGTTGAAG GAGCTGCTGGCTGAGTGGCAGCTGAAGCAACATCCAAGAAGTGTGTGTGGAAGACTGAGACAGATGGCCGTGCTGCTTCTGGTGTGGCTGTTGTCCCTGGGCTCAGTCCTGGGTTGTGCCATGGCTGTCTACTCCTTCTCAGAGTTCATGCATGAA AACCATGAGAATAGGACCCAGACAATCAGTGAGAAGCTCCAGGAAGCCCGCCTGCTGGCTCTGCCTCTCATAGTCTGTATAATCAACCTGTTGGTTCCCTATCTCTACAACATCCTAGCCAGTTGGGAGCAGCACGAGTCTCCAGTTTTGGAGGTGTATGTGGCCATTTGCAG gaACCTGATTCTCAAGATGGTTATTCTGGGACTTCTCTGTTACCACTGGATGGGCCGTAAGGTTAGGTCACTGGAAGACAAG tgCTGGGAAACGTTTGTGGGGCAGGAGCTCTACCGTTTCATGGTGATGGACTTTATCTTCACACTGGTGGACACTCTCTTTGGGGAGCTCGTTTGGAG ACTCATTGCAGAGAAGCTGAGGCGGGATCGGAAACCAGAATTTGATGTTGCTCGAAATGTTTTGGAGCTGATTTATGGGCAGACCCTGACTTG GCTTGGcgttctcttctcccctcttctccctgCCATCCAGCTTCTCAAACTACTGTTACTGTTCTATATCAAGAAG ATCAGCCTAATGGCAAATTGCCAGGCACCTCGGAAACCCTGGAGAGCATCGCACATGACCACCATTTTCATCACTCTCCTCTGCTTCCCCTCCTTCTTGGGGGCAGCCATATTCCTCTCCTATGCCATCTGGCA TGTGAGGCCCTCCAGGACCTGTGGTCCCTTCCGCACCTTGGATACCATCTATAAGGCTAGCAAAGTCTGGATTCATCGCCTAGAGGAGGCCAATCCCAGTATTACCTGGTTTACCTGGATTCACCAGTATCTGGTGGAAAacaccttttttattttcctgataTCAACTGTGCTGCT agtTGTGATCTACTTCAATATCCAGGTGGTAAAGGGACAGAGGAAAGTTATCTCCCTCCTTAAGGAACAGATTAGTAAT GAGGGAGAGGACAAAATCTTCCTTATCAACAAGCTTCACTCCATTTATGAGAAGAGGGAGAGTTCAGCCCACAACTAA
- the TMC6 gene encoding transmembrane channel-like protein 6 isoform X2, protein MSRSLSFILSIPEGRESLSQDPSPYDENIVHDSFHQLIQEQSQWAEAGALELQEWPPRDKGGGFQSPRAPQEYSSATLRILANMPSRTIGRSRGAIISQYYNQTIKWRRKNSRPLLMDMSRSSRPSIRQYNLEMDMSPREEEEKRSLLVKELQGLAVTQRNHMLRGMPLSLAEKRCLRQDSCIQRGRERHHQDRQTQVYCCSRLKFHCIIAFRSLWYGLLSGLHALKPWRYSLKQISGQFGSSVLSYFLFLKTLVSFNILLLLLLLPFIVAMQVAFPPTSEFPVSQSFTGLELFTGGGRFTHTVMYYGYYSNFTLNQPCSSHQNSDLCSLKDVYLPYNMPLAYLFTVGISFFTTCITLVYSMSHSFGKSYQVGSTLGVHAITVFCSWDFGVTQKWAARLQHDNIRTQLKELLAEWQLKQHPRSVCGRLRQMAVLLLVWLLSLGSVLGCAMAVYSFSEFMHENHENRTQTISEKLQEARLLALPLIVCIINLLVPYLYNILASWEQHESPVLEVYVAICRNLILKMVILGLLCYHWMGRKVRSLEDKCWETFVGQELYRFMVMDFIFTLVDTLFGELVWRLIAEKLRRDRKPEFDVARNVLELIYGQTLTWLGVLFSPLLPAIQLLKLLLLFYIKKISLMANCQAPRKPWRASHMTTIFITLLCFPSFLGAAIFLSYAIWHVRPSRTCGPFRTLDTIYKASKVWIHRLEEANPSITWFTWIHQYLVENTFFIFLISTVLLSQIVLSSHL, encoded by the exons ATGTCCCGCTCCCTGTCTTTCATCCTCTCCATTCCTGAAGGCCGAGAAAGCCTTAG CCAGGACCCCAGTCCATATGATGAGAACATTGTCCACGATTCCTTCCATCAACTCATCCAGGAACAGAGTCAATGGGCTGAAGCTGGGGCTCTGGAACTCCAGGAATGGCCTCCCAGGGACAAAG GTGGAGGTTTTCAGTCGCCCAGGGCCCCTCAGGAGTACAGCTCAGCCACACTTCGGATCCTGGCCAATATGCCCAGCCGGACCATTG GCCGAAGCAGGGGGGCCATTATCTCTCAGTACTACAATCAGACAATCAAATGGAGGCGGAAAAACAGCCGACCCTTGTTGATGGACATGTCCCGCTCTTCCCGACCCAGTATTCGCCAGTACAACTTGGAGATGGACATGTCGCCCAGGGAAGAAGAAG AGAAGCGGAGCTTGTTGGTGAAAGAACTACAGGGTCTGGCAGTAACCCAGAGGAACCACATGCTGCGGGGTATGCCCCTGAGCCTGGCTGAGAAACGCTGCCTCCG ACAGGATAGCTGTAtccagaggggaagagagaggcaCCACCAGGACCGCCAGACCCAGGTGTATTGCTGTAGCCGCCTCAAGTTTCATTGTATCATA GCTTTCCGCAGTTTGTGGTATGGACTTCTTTCTGGTCTACATGCTCTGAAACCCTGGCGTTACTCCCTGAAGCAAATCAGTGGCCAGTTTGGCTCTAGTGTCCTCTCCTACTTTCTCTTCCTCAAGACCTTGGTATCCTTCAACATCCTGCTCCTTCTCTTACTCCTGCCCTTCATTGTGGCCATGCAGGTGGCTTTTCCACCAACTTCAGAGTTCCCTGTCTCTCAGTCCTTCACAGGCCTGGAACTTTTCACTGGAGGG GGCCGATTCACCCACACAGTTATGTACTATGGCTACTACAGCAACTTCACCTTGAACCAGCCATGCTCTTCCCATCAGAACAGTGACCTCTGCTCTTTAAAGGATGTCTATCTACCGTATAACATGCCACTGGCCTACCTCTTTACTGTTGGTATTTCCTTCTTTACCACCTGCATCACCCTAGTATACAG TATGTCTCATTCCTTTGGAAAGAGCTACCAAGTGGGCAGTACCCTTGGAGTCCATGCCATCACTGTCTTCTGTTCCTGGGACTTCGGGGTAACTCAAAAATGGGCTGCCCGTCTACAGCATGACAACATTAGGACACAGTTGAAG GAGCTGCTGGCTGAGTGGCAGCTGAAGCAACATCCAAGAAGTGTGTGTGGAAGACTGAGACAGATGGCCGTGCTGCTTCTGGTGTGGCTGTTGTCCCTGGGCTCAGTCCTGGGTTGTGCCATGGCTGTCTACTCCTTCTCAGAGTTCATGCATGAA AACCATGAGAATAGGACCCAGACAATCAGTGAGAAGCTCCAGGAAGCCCGCCTGCTGGCTCTGCCTCTCATAGTCTGTATAATCAACCTGTTGGTTCCCTATCTCTACAACATCCTAGCCAGTTGGGAGCAGCACGAGTCTCCAGTTTTGGAGGTGTATGTGGCCATTTGCAG gaACCTGATTCTCAAGATGGTTATTCTGGGACTTCTCTGTTACCACTGGATGGGCCGTAAGGTTAGGTCACTGGAAGACAAG tgCTGGGAAACGTTTGTGGGGCAGGAGCTCTACCGTTTCATGGTGATGGACTTTATCTTCACACTGGTGGACACTCTCTTTGGGGAGCTCGTTTGGAG ACTCATTGCAGAGAAGCTGAGGCGGGATCGGAAACCAGAATTTGATGTTGCTCGAAATGTTTTGGAGCTGATTTATGGGCAGACCCTGACTTG GCTTGGcgttctcttctcccctcttctccctgCCATCCAGCTTCTCAAACTACTGTTACTGTTCTATATCAAGAAG ATCAGCCTAATGGCAAATTGCCAGGCACCTCGGAAACCCTGGAGAGCATCGCACATGACCACCATTTTCATCACTCTCCTCTGCTTCCCCTCCTTCTTGGGGGCAGCCATATTCCTCTCCTATGCCATCTGGCA TGTGAGGCCCTCCAGGACCTGTGGTCCCTTCCGCACCTTGGATACCATCTATAAGGCTAGCAAAGTCTGGATTCATCGCCTAGAGGAGGCCAATCCCAGTATTACCTGGTTTACCTGGATTCACCAGTATCTGGTGGAAAacaccttttttattttcctgataTCAACTGTGCTGCT ATCCCAGATTGTCCTGTCCAGCCATCTATAA